The following proteins are co-located in the Solanum pennellii chromosome 1, SPENNV200 genome:
- the LOC107031837 gene encoding uncharacterized protein LOC107031837 has translation MEYSKNQLGYLYLEYSDVCAYTWRHPLIDKVAQIYSQNPGIVKLNSVDLSPASWMAITWSPIGYIPLLGLRKRVPTYFITYHTLSSLFQENTNDETKEGASMLKKKNSGIPLPPFGIASYKMQNDVYMDKAQAITKYDDLHGAANCWLNQLNYYHHDFSVFTSNAKNLNYIYLF, from the exons ATGGAATATTCAAAAAATCAACTTGGCTATCTCTATCTTGAATATTCTGATGTTTGTGCTTATACTTGGAGACACCCCTTAATAGATAAG GTAGCTCAAATATACTCCCAAAACCCTGGAATTGTCAAACTAAACAGTGTTGACTTGTCTCCAGCAAGTTGGATGGCTATTACTTg gtCTCCAATTGGCTATATACCATTGCTTGGGTTGAGAAAAAGGGTGCCAACATATTTCATTACCTATCATACCTTATCATCACTATTTCAAG aGAACACAAATGATGAAACAAAAGAAGGTGCTTCAATGcttaagaagaaaaatagtgGAATTCCTCTTCCACCTTTTGGTATTGCATCTTATAAGATGCAAAATGATGTTTACATGGACAAAGCTCAAGCTATTACTAAATATGATGATCTTCATGGTGCTGCAAATTGTTGGctaaatcaacttaattattaCCATCATGATTTTAGTGTTTTCACCTCAAATGCAAAAAATCTAAActatatttacttattttaa